The genomic interval CTCTCGGTTTTCTTGGGCAGCAGCACGGCCTGGATGTTGGGCAGGACACCCCCCTGGGCGATGGTGACCCCTCCGAGCAGCCTGTTCAGCTCCTCATCGTTCCTTACAGCGAGCTGCAGGTGCCGGGGGATGATGCGGGACTTCTTATTATCCCGGGCGGCGTTACCAGCCAACTCCAGGATTTCAGCGGTCAGGTACTCCAACACTGCGGCCAAATAGACCGGGGCTCCGGCTCCTACACGCTGAGCATAATTCCCCTTCCGGAGCAGTCTGTGCACACGGCCCACTGGAAACTGCAGGCCAGCCCGAGATGAGCGAGTCTTTGCCTTAGCACGAGTTTTCCCGCCCTGtttacctcttccagacatcTTCTATCAATCTGACTGCAGCtctaacagaaaaagaaataacaAACCCCGCCCCCTGTGCCTGTATTTATACCTTCCTGGAGCAGTCAAACTTCTCTGTGATTGGACAGTTTTGAAAGCAGCCAATCAGTTCCAGAATTCTGCAACCACCAATCACCTTAGTTGAATTACATGTGGTGAGGTCACAATCATCACATGATATTCTTAGCCAATAGACAAACAGAAGACTGAATCTCCTCATTTGCATAGGATGTCTATAAATAgagctgctgggggaggagtctgACATTGAGTCGGTCGAGTCGAGTTGAGTTGGATTGAGTCTTTTGAACTGACCAGAGAGGCTGATGACTCCTCGAGTGGGTCACTTCCCATCACAGCGCCCGCCGCCGACACCACTTTCCAGAGTTTCAGTCGGGGATGTATTGACTGGCCCGTTTGGAGAGCCGCCGCTGCCACGTGGGGGAGAGCCGCCGCTGCCACGTGGGGGAGAGCCGCTGCTGCCACGTG from Ascaphus truei isolate aAscTru1 chromosome 17, aAscTru1.hap1, whole genome shotgun sequence carries:
- the LOC142468475 gene encoding histone H2A type 1, with the protein product MSGRGKQGGKTRAKAKTRSSRAGLQFPVGRVHRLLRKGNYAQRVGAGAPVYLAAVLEYLTAEILELAGNAARDNKKSRIIPRHLQLAVRNDEELNRLLGGVTIAQGGVLPNIQAVLLPKKTESHKSAKSSK